Genomic window (Caldinitratiruptor microaerophilus):
TCCAATGAACGTGAACGGACGTGTACTTATTCCCATTCGCTTTGTTGCCGAGGCCCTCGGGGCGGACGTGACCTGGGACGGGGCCACGCAGACGGTTCGGATCCGGACTGCGGGCCGGGACATCCGGTCGGATGAGGGCAATCGGACGCCGGTGTATCAGCCGAGTTTCGCCTTCCGGAACGTGGCACTGAAAGAGGATGTGCAGGGCGACCTGCACATCACGGGCGAGGTGTTGAACCAATCCGGATCTACCCGCCGTTACGTAACCGTGCGGGCGAAGTTTTACGACGCTGAGGGCCACGTCAGCGGGGGCACGGACTACCGCCCCGTCCAGCCCGAGACGGTCGCAAATGGCGAGGCGGCTCACTTCGACCTCACGGTTCCGAGCTACCTGACGGATGCCGCACGGTTCGATCTCCTGGCGGCGTATCTGGACTGAGCCAGGACGGTATCCTTCCGGCCGTCGTTACCGGTGCTTTTTGTGGCGCGAGCCCTTGCCAACCAGTCGCCGGCGCCGGAGGTTCGCCCCTTTGATGGTCAGTACGATGCCGATAGTCAGCAGTCCGCCGTACGTCACCGGGGCAAGCGGTGAGGGCCGGTGGAAAGCACTGGCCAGCCACGCCCCGGCACCCGACGAGGCCAGTCCGGCGTGCAGGACCAGGGTGATGATCCACGATTCCGGCAGCATGAGGAGGATCGTGGTCGTCGTGAGGACGATGGCTCCTGCGAGCGTCTTTCGGTTTCGGTGAGCGACATATTCAAACCAGGCATAGAGCGACGCTACGATTCCGATGAGGACGTAGACTAGAAAGAGCATGGACACGGCGCACGCGCCTCCTGTCGCTGCCAATCTCCTGGGTGACCATATAGTGTTGGAAGCCCGTTTGGTCAAGGTTTCAGGCTTACGGTCCCCCGGCCGGGTCCGAGACGCCTCTGAGACTTCATGTAGACCGTATTGCTCCTGCGAGCACGTAGTGGAAGGCGTAGGAGCGCCTACCCGGGAGGGTAACTACAACGGCGGCCTCCCCCGCCTGATCGAGCCCGGATGAGTCAAACCGGAAGCTGAGCTGGCCGGTGGCACTGTCCCCCCTCGGACGACACGTCGTAGTTGCACGACATGCGCCCCTCCCGAGGCGTGTGGGCACCGGTTTAGCTTACTGCGCCGGCTCGGGAACTCCTCCCATGGGGGCCCCGGCACCGGCGAGCCCTTCCGTTTAGAACCGGCTCTGGATGAACCCGGCCAGACTCGCGCCGGCAGGGGACCGAAGAGACCGTCTCTGAGCGCTCCAAGATCGAGAATCGTCGGACCGGGTAGCTTCACCATGCGGTCCCCGGGCGAAGAACCGCCGGGGGTCGCTGTCTCATGTCCTGAGGGACATCCGGCTGGCATACTGGAAGTGCCGCATTCACTGGCGCAGGCGGCCCGGAATCCGCCGCGAGAGGGGGCCTGTCCACTCGAAACCTTCCTTGACCACCCCCGTGGGCGGTCGTACAATTTTGCCTGACTTTCCGACTCACGAAGAAACGGACACTCCGGGGCGCACGGCCCCGGCGAGGGGGGAGAGGATGGCGGAGCGGCGCGGCGGGGCGTGGGGGGTCGCCGTCCTGGCGGCGATGATCGGCGCCTTCATGGTGATCCTCGACAGCACGATCGTGAACGTGGCCCTGCCGACGATGATGCGCGAGTTAGGCGCCGCCACCGACGAGATCGAGTGGGTGCTGACGATCTACATGCTGGTGCTCGGCGTCGTCGTGCCGATGTCGGGCTGGCTGGGCGACTTTCTCGGGTACCGGCGCCTCTACGTGCTCTCACTGTTGGTGTTCGTGGCCGGGTCGGCGCTGTGCGGGCTGGCCTGGAGCACCGGCGCCATGGTGGCGTTCCGGGCGGTCCAGGCCGCCGGCGGCGGCATGATCATGCCGGTCACCATGGCGATGATCTACCGCCTCGTGCCGCGGGAGCGGATCGGCTCGGCGATGGGCACCTTCGGGCTGGCGATGCTGGTGGCGCCGGCAATCGGCCCGACGCTGGGCGGATACCTCGTCGAGTACGTGAGCTGGCGCTGGATCTTCACGATCAACGTCCCGGTGGGCATCGCAGGGGTGGCGCTCTCGCTCCTCTTCATCCCGGAGTTCGAACAGGTAGCCGCCGGGCGGTTCGACGGGTGGGGCGCCCTCACGGCGGGCGCGGGGCTGTTCTTCCTGCTCTACGCGCTGGCGGAGGGGCCGGCGGCGGGGTGGACGGCGGGGCCGATCCTGGCCATGCTCGCCCTCGCCTTCGTCTCCCTGGCGATCTTCGTGTGGCACGAGCTGCGCACGCCGGAGCCGCTCCTCGACCTGCGGCTCTTCACGTACCCGACCTTCACCCTCGGGAACCTTCACATCGCCCTGATCACCACGGGACTCTTTGCGGCCCTCTTCTACCTGCCGGTGTTCCTTCAGGACGTCCGGGGGATCGGCGCCCTCGACACCGGACTGCTGCTCCTGCCGCCTGCCGTCGCCTCGGCGGTGATGATGCCGGTGGCGGGGCGGCTCTACGACTGGGCCGGCCCCCGGGCGCTGGTGCCGGCCGGGACCCTCCTCCTGGCGGCGAGCACGTACCTCTTCCACCGGCTGGCGCTCGATACGCCGCTGGGGGCGATCGTGTGGTGGAGCGTGCTGCGGTCGGCCGGCATGGGCCTGACGATGATGCCGGCGCAGACCGCCGCGCTGTCGGTGGTGCCCACGGAGAAGATCGGCCGGGCCTCGGCCATCACGAACATCGTCAACCGGGTATCCGCCTCGTTCGGTATCGCGCTGCTGACGAACCTGCTGCAGGGGCGGGTCGCCGTGTGGCGGGGCCGGCTGGCGGCGAGCGGGGCGGGCGCGCCGGCCCCGGTCGCCCTGGGCCGGGAGGCGTTCACGCGGGCGCTCGACGACGTCTTCCTGGTCATGGCCCTCCTGATGCTCCTCGCCGTCATCCCGGCCGTGGGCTTGCGCAAGGGGGACGGCGGGCGCCGCGCCCCGGCCCACCTGGCGGCGGACTGAACGGCGGGACAGGGGCGGTCCTATTTCGCGTTGGACGCCGCCGGTTGACGGCGACGCCCACGGCGGGAAAACCTCGCCCGGCAAGCCCCCTGGCCCGGGCGGCGGTGTGGTTGCACTTAGCCGGAGACGGGTCGTGGAGTGCGGGGATCGGAGCGATGCAGCGCCGGCAGTTCGAACTCCTCCGCCAGCTTCTCGAAGCCTTCGAGGATTTCGGCCTCCGATCCGTCCATGAGCGCGATGCCGCGTCGCTCCAGTTCGGCCACCATGGCCATGTAAGGGATACCGGCAATTTGCGCGGCCTCGCCAAGACTCACTTGCCTCTTCGTATAGAGGAGAATCGCCCTGTCCAGAGCCTGCTCCTGCATGCCGGCCAGCACCCACTTTTTCAGTAAAGCTGCCTCGGGCACGGCCTCGAGCCGTGCGATCTGAGCGAGGCGCTGGGCCTCCGCTGACGACAGACGGATGCTTTTGGTCACGCTCTTCATGGGGCTCCCCCTCTGTCCATGTGGTCGAGCGCGGTCATGGCGAGTTGCCAGAGGGTCGGGCTCGTCACCTTGCGGATTCGCTGCAGGTACCCGCGGACGGCATCGGAGCTGAGGAGACCCGCTGCCCGGATCATCACGCAGAACTCGGGGACGCTGATACAGGTGACGCCGTTGCGCCGGCCAAACCAATATGGCTTGGCGTCGTTGATCAGACACACCCACCCACGCTCCCGGGCCAGCGCAAGAGCGTACCGTTCCCCGGTCTGATACATTCCGGGCCAAGGTTGGCCGGGCTCGGACAGCTCCATACGGTCGCGACAGAGACGGAAAGCCTGGGCCTGCGGGAAGACGTATCCCGAGGCTGGATTCGTATCGATTTCGGCCGCGACGGCTGCCGAGTAGTGGATGTCGAAGAAGTCGAAGAGGTAGGTGAAGACACCGGCCGTCACGGCGACGGCCCAGAAGCTGGAGTCAAGCGATGCGTCTCGCTTCTTCACGCGTGAATCCTGCCAAATTCGATTCGCCTGGATGCTACCATCATGATACCACGGCTCCGCTCGCACAGCACCATCGGGATGGTGGCCGCCGCGCCCGCCCTGCCCCCCGGGAACCCGCGACACGCGACTGAGGCCCCCCGGGGGGCCTCAGCGGCTGACTCGCTGCGGACCGCACGGGCTTCGCCGGCGAAGGCGGCTCGTGGGGACCACTCGGGCGGGCGGAGCGCTGCCGGCCTCCCGTGGCGGCGGCTTTTCCGGGCCCGGCGAGAGAGCCGGCGCCCGCCGCCGCCCTATGGGTCCGAGTGGTGGCCCCAGGACCCCAGCCGCGCCGCGGCCACGATCTCGTCACGCAGGATGGCCACGATGGTTCCCGCGGGGATCGGCCCGACCGGCCGGGTGAGCAGGAGAGAGATCGCGTTCTGCGCGACGGCCGTCAGGCGGCCGACGAAGACCCCGTTCACACCGTCGCCCCGGATGACGACGGCCACCGTCTCGCCGACGTCGGCGGTGATGCCGTCCAGGATCACAGTGCATGCTTGGGCGCCCTCGATGGGGGGAAGGGGCGGGATGCCGTGCATGGGGTCACCTCCGTCTTAGCCTATGTCCCGGGCCACGGGGTTGACATAAGCCGGATCCTGCCGGGGTTCCCGTGCCCGGCGTAGGGCACGCCATGGCCCCCACCCTGCGGAGCGGTGGGGGCCGAATGGGGGGGCACCAAGTCAGAGCCTGCGGAGCCAGACGGCTCGTTCAGGGGTGCTCTCGATGAGACGCCGGAACTCTTCGTAGGTGTAAGGTGGCAGGCGCTGACTGGCCTGGCGCATGCGATTCAGTGCTGTGTCGGCTTCGGCGGGTGAGAGGTGGCCGCTGCGCTGCGCCTCCGCCAGGCGTCGAGCCGCCCGCTCGTCGCAGGCGAGAATCCAGCGGCGCGTCTGAGCGACCGCGAGCGCTTCGCTCTCTCCCGGATCGAGGCCGGCAGCCAGGAACTGGGCGGCCAGGGCAAGCTCCGCTGGGGCAGGCTCACACACTTGGAGCCAGCCGTGTTCAACTGCACGTTTCACCTCATGGGCTAACGGCGGAAAGGACGCAACCTCCGTGTGCCCCGTGCGACTGATCATGAGGCGGCCGGCCAGCAGGGCCTGGAGAAGGGAGAAAAAGCCACCGTGGAGGAAGTACGAGAGCGGGGTCGTGTCGGCGATGACGATGTTAGATGACATCGTCGACCGCCACCGGGTGCCTCAACTGGAGCGACTCGGCCGAAACCTTCACCCGTTCCAGTGCCAGACGAAGACGCTTGAAGCTCACTTTACCGGCTTCGTAAGCGTCCACCCAGCGAGCAACATAATCGGGTGGGATATCGGTAGCGTAGTCCGGAACGTACAGACTACCCGGGAGTCCCCACCGCCTGGCCAGGGCGGATGGCGATTCTGCGAGCCATTCGTCCCGCTGCTCCCGGCGGATGATGCCGAGATTTGCCAGGCGGTACAGGGCAGCCGAGTAACTGAGGCAGTAGGTTTGTTGCAACCGCACGACCTCATGAAGCGAGGGGGCGCTGGGGTTGAGGGCGTTGCGCTCGAGCCATGCTTCGGCCGCCGTTCGTGGAAGCAGCAACTCGGCAGCAAATGCATTGGCAAACCATTCGAGTTCGTTGCTCTCCGGCGAGCCGGGTTCAACGGACCCGCAGGCGAAGTACAGGCGGTCCTGGTGGGCCAGGTAGTGGCCGAACTCGTGAGCGGCAGAGAAGTACTGATTTTCCAGGGCCTTGGCGGAGTCAATCGCCGCGAAGAATTCCTTCCCCTTGCGGCAGAGAACGGCGGCCGTGGACCCCTCGAACGAGAAGGGATACCGGATGACGTGCAACCCGTCCTGACGAAGGAGCGTAAAGAGGTTGCACAACGGCAGATCGGGCCCTACGCCCAACCGCTGCCTGGCCTTCCCCGCGAGGGTCTGGGGGTTGAGGCGTGTCATCCGCTCTCACCGCCCCAGAGCCTCCGGATGAACAAGTAATCCTCAAGAAACCCGTGAAGCCAGGCCAGCTTCTCCCGATCGGTGTCCGTAAGGTCTCTCGACCGGAACAACGCGACCACGCCGTCTTCTGCCGAACCGTCGTTCCCCAGAAAGTATTGCACCGGATACCCGTACAGCATGGCGAGCCTCATGAGCTCCGCCAGCGAGACCGGCCGCTTCCCGTTCTCCAGGTTGGAGACCACGGGCCTCGTGACACCCAGGTACTCCGCCACGGCGTCCTGAGTCTTGTTCAGTTGCTCACGCACGGCGCGTAGGCGCTGTCCGATCCTGCGCCAGGTGGTCTCTTCTTCGATGGAGGAGCCATGTGGACCGTCCTGCATCACCGCTTCCCTCCTCGGGTAATCCTGGCTTTCGATTCCTGGGGACATCATATCACAAATGTAACCGTCGGTTACGCAGGCTCCTGCCACGGACGGCGCGGTTCGCCCGCGACTGCGTGAAACGCCCGACGGCCCCCGTGGTGGGAGCCGTCGGGAGGCCTCGCGGGTCCCTGGATCGGCCCGCCCGCCTACACGGTGAACCGGGCAACCTCCTGCTGCAGCTCCCGGGCGATCTTCATGAGGCTCTGCGCGGAGGCGGCGACCTCCTCCGCCGACGCGCTGAGCTCCTCGACGGCGGCGGAGACCTCCTGGCTGGCGGCGGCGTTCTGCTCGGAGATGGAGCCCACGCGCTCCACCGACCGGGTCACCTGCGTGGCCCCGGCCGCCATCTCCTCCGTGGCGGCCGTGTTCTGCTCGGTGACGGCGGCGACGACCTCGAAGGCCTTCACGACCCCCTGGGCGTCCGCCTGGGTTCGCCCGACCTGCCGGGCGATCTCCTCGACGTTCTGGGTGATCCGGTCGACCGTGTCCAGGATCGACTGGAGCGCCTGGCCCGACTCGGCGGCCCGCCGGCCGCTGCCCTCGGCCTCGGACCGGGCGGCCTCCAGGGACCGGGCGACCTCGGCCGTGCTGGCCTGGATGTTCTGCACGAGCTGGGCGATCTCCCCGGCCGAGGCGGCCGACCGTTCGGCCAGCCGGCGGACCTCGTCGGCCACCACGGCGAAGCCGCGGCCCTGCTCGCCGGCCCGGGCCGCCTCGATCGCGGCGTTGAGGGCCAGGAGGTTGGTCTGCTCGGCGATCTCGGAGATGACCCGGGTGATCTCGCCCACCTGATTCGAGAGCTGCTCGAGGTGGCGCATCCGCTGGGCTGCCTCCCCCACGGCGAGGCGGACGCGCTCCATGCCGCCGACGGTCTCGCCCACGACCCGGGCGGCCTCCCGGGCGCCGTCCTTGGCGGAGGCGGCGCCCCGGGCCACGCGCTCCGCGTCGGCGGCCATGGCCTCCAGGGCACGGATGGCCTGCGCGAGGGTCTCGGCGGCCTTCTGCACCTCGCCGGCCGTCTGCTGCGCCCCCGCGGCGATCTGCTGGATCGTCTGCTGCAGCTGGCCGACCGTCTGCCCCACCTCGCCCAGGGTGCGCGCCTGCTCCTGGGTACCGGACGCCACCTGGCCGACCGCCTCGGCCGTCGACTGCGCGGAGCGGGCGGACTGGTCGGCGGCCGTCGACAGCTGCTCCGCGGCCGCCAGCACGGAGGTGGTGGCCGCGGTGATGCGGCCGATGAGGTTGCGCAGGTTGCCGACCATCTCGTTGAACGCCCGGGCCATCGCGCCGATCTCGTCGCGGGAGCGGACGTCGACATGGTCCGCCGTGAGGTCGCCCGCTGCCAGTCGTGCCGCCGCCTGCGCCACCGCCGTCACGGGGCGCGAGATGGCACCGGCCAGAACGGCGGCCAGGGCCACGCCGAGAACGGCGGCGATCACCGAGGCGCCGACCAGGGCCGCCCGGGCCCGGTCGGCCGTCTGCGTCGCCCGCTGCCGCTCCTCGGTCGCGATCGCCTGCTCGATCTCGATCAGCCGGGCGATCGCGCCGGTCAGGCGGACGCGGGGGCCCCGCAGGGTGGTGGTGACGAGCTCGACCTTCTCCGCCTCGCCGTAATCGCGTGCGAAGACCGACTGGGCCGCCTGCTGGTACTCGGCCCGGGCCGAGTCGATCTCATCCAGGATCTGCCTGGCCTCGGACGTCTTCACCACTTCGCGAAGGCGCGCGGCCGCCGCCCCCGCCGCCTGCGTGGCATCCTGGAACTCCCGGGCGAACCGGTTCTCGCCGGTCACGAGGTAGCTCATCACCGCGCGGATCTGGTCCAGCGTGGCCGATTCCAGCTGGCGGGCCTGGATGATCGCCTCGTCGACGTGGTCTGTCAGGTCGACCATGTCCGCCTCCACGGTGACCAGGCTCAGGTACCCGGTCACTGCCACCGCGACGAGGAGGACGACCAGGCCCAGGAAACCTGCCAGGATCTTCGTGCCGATCTTCACGGGGCGGGACCTCCTTTGCGTCCGGGTCCCCGGTCATGGGTCGCTGGTCATGGGTCCCCGGTCATCCGGACGAGGTTCGAAACGACGGGGCTGGAAGTTCTCGGAAGGCAAGAATACCCGAACTGGAGATCCCTGTCAACGGACCTGCCGGGGAGCGCCCGACGGGTGGTACGCCGGGCTTTCACCCGGCTTCGTGCGGGTCCGGGCCTGCCCGGCACGCGGGACGGCCCCCACGGGGTGGGGGCCGCCCGGGGTGGGGTCTGGGCAGGCGTGCGGACTAGCGGCTCCGCTCGAGGCGCGCGGCGGCCACGATCTCCTGGCGGCGGATCGCCACGAAGGCGCCGGCCGGGATGGGGCCGGTCGGTTCCGTCAAGGCGAGCACGATCACGTCGGCCGTGACGCCGGCGAGGCGGCCGACGAAGACGCCGCTCGGGCCGTCGCCGCGGATCACGGCCGCCACGACCTCGCCGATGTCGGCGGTGATGCCGTCCAGGATGACGTTGCTGACGACCTGACCGCCCTCGATCGGCGGGAGCGCCTCCTCCGGCTGCTCCTGCCGGCGGCGGGCGGGCCGCGGTCGAAACGTGACCGGCGGGGACAGTTCGGTCTGGACGGCGACCCCGTCCGCGAAGATGGTGGGCATCAAGTCAGCACCTCCACTGTGGGGTCCGACGGTGCGGGGGGTCCTGTACGGGATCTGCGGGCGTCAGAGGCCCGCTCCTGTACGGCCGGGCCGGCCGGGCGGCCCGCCGGGGTGCGCGGTTCGGCCGGGGCGGGGGAGTCCCACGGAAAGTATATGCGTGTGCATGGGGGGTTGACATAACGACTGGACCGGCGCGGAAACGCCGGCACCCCCGCCGGGCGGGACGGGGGGGAATGGCCAATATGAACGACAGCGACCCTCGCTGGTGCCGCGGAGTGAGCTGAGAGCTGAGGTGTCCCGGGTGGACGAGGCCAAGACCTACGTGGTGCAGATCGCTACGACAAAGGAGCGCCCGGGATAACCTGGCGCCCCTTCGCATGCGTTGGGGTATGCGCCACTTGGGTCTGCGGGACCTACTACTTGCCAGCCGGGTGCTCCGGCCGGTCGAGCCCCCACGCCTCCGGGTTCACGGGCGTCGGCGGCCGGCGGCCTGTGAGGGCGGCGACGAGGTTCTCCGCGGCCAGCGTCGCCATGCGGGTGCGGGTCGCGATGCTGGCGCTGCCGATGTGCGGCAGAGCCACGACGTTGTCAAGCGTCAGGAGCGGGTGGTCGAGTGGCACGGGCTCCTGCTCCCACACGTCCAGCCCTGCGGCCCAGATCCGGCGGTGCTTGAGGGCGTCGTAGAGGGCCGCCTCGTCGACGATTCCGCCCCGGGCGGCGTTCACCAGCACCGCGGTGGGCTTCATGAGGGCGAGCTCCCTGGCGCCGATCAGCCCCCGCGTCTCCGGCGACAGCGGCACGAGGACGACCACGAAGTCGGCCTCCCGCAGGAGGTCCGGCAGCGGCCGGTACTCGGCACCGAGTTCGGCCTCGGCCGCCGGGTCGCGGCGGCGGTTGTGGTAGAGGATGCGCATGGCGAACCCCCGGGCCCGCCGGGCCACGGCCTGCCCGATGCGCCCCAGGCCCACGATGCCGAGCGTCCGGCCGAACACGTCCTGGCCGGTGAGCATCATCGGCGACCAGGTCTTCCACTGCCCGGCGCGCAGCACGCGCTCGGCTTCCGGGATCCGGCGGGCGGTGGCCATGAGGAGCGCCCAGGTCAGGTCGGCGGTGGTCTCGGTCAGGACGCCGGGGGTGTTGGTCACGAGCACCCCCCGGGCGGTGCAGTCCGGGATCCGGATGTTGTCGTACCCCACCGCCATGTTGGCCAGGACCCGGAGCCGGGGCGCCCGGGCCAGCCGGGCCGCGTCCCACTTCTCGGTGAGCAGGGTGAGGACGCCGTCGACCCCGGCGATCTCGGCGTCGAGCACCTCCGCCGGTACGGCCTCGTCTTCCTTCTCCCACATCCGGTAGTCGCAGGCGGCGGCGATGATGTCGACGGCCTCCCGGGGGATCTTGCGGGTGATGTAGACCTGCGGTCGCGCCACGTTTGAACCTCCACGAGGCGGCCGGGGCGCGGACGCCGGTGAGGGCGCGAGCACGCCGGGCCGCCGGATGCCGTTGAGTTCAATGTACGAGTAGGCGGAGGGCTTTCCTGCAGGCTCCCCGGCAACCGGCGACAGGGCCGGTCACTAAGAATACCCCGGCGGCTTCATGCTGGGGGCGCCAGCAATTGAACGACCGAACTCCACAGTTATGGACTTTGTCCATATCCAGATCCTTACAAGTCCATAATTAGGGATGCCGATCCGTTGCGCTGAAGTCTACGGAGCATTTCCAAGCCCATTCTTGTTCCAGCGAGGACGTACGTAATAGCTTCCTCGACGGGTACCACGCAGTACCAACTCTCCGCGCTGATGCAGAAGAGCCTTTGCCTGGACAGACGAGAGCTGGCACAGCTCAGCAACCTCGCGGCGCGTGATTCGCCCGTGTGCCGCGCCATGTTGGAGCACCATCTGTTCTTGCTGTAGAGGCTCGAAGCCGCGAACCCGGACGTACGCCACGGCCGCGCCGCGCCCAGTGCGCTCGACCACCCCCGCGCGCTTGAAAAGGTACGAGGATGCCTCACCGGTCCCGACCGACGCCCTCCTCAACCCGAGTGTACCTGCAGGTCCGCCTGCACGTACCCGTCGCCCGCCCCCGGCGTCCGGAGGAGCCGCATGCCGTTCAAGATCACCAGGAGCACGCTCGCCTCGTGGATGAGCATCCCGCTGCCCAGGAAGACCACCCGGCCCAGGACGCCGGCCAGCAGCAGGACCACGACCGCCACGGCGAAGGCCACGTTCTGGCGGACCACGGCCAGGATCCGCCGGCTGAGCCCGATCGCGTACGGCACCATGTCCAGGCGGTCCGCCATGAGGGCGACGTCGGCGGCCTCCAATGCGGCCCGGGTCCCCGAGGCGCCCATGGCGATGCTCACGTCGGCGGTGGCGAGGGCCGGCGCGTCGTTGACCCCATCACCGACCATGGCCACCACGTGCCCCTGAGCCTGCAGGGACCGGATGGCGGCGACCTTCTCTTCCGGGAGGAGCCCTGCCCGGACCTCGTCGACCCCGAGCCGCCGGGCCACCCGCTCCGCCGCCGCGCGGTGGTCCCCGGTCAGCATCACGGTCCG
Coding sequences:
- a CDS encoding helix-turn-helix domain-containing protein, with amino-acid sequence MQDGPHGSSIEEETTWRRIGQRLRAVREQLNKTQDAVAEYLGVTRPVVSNLENGKRPVSLAELMRLAMLYGYPVQYFLGNDGSAEDGVVALFRSRDLTDTDREKLAWLHGFLEDYLFIRRLWGGESG
- a CDS encoding methyl-accepting chemotaxis protein is translated as MKIGTKILAGFLGLVVLLVAVAVTGYLSLVTVEADMVDLTDHVDEAIIQARQLESATLDQIRAVMSYLVTGENRFAREFQDATQAAGAAAARLREVVKTSEARQILDEIDSARAEYQQAAQSVFARDYGEAEKVELVTTTLRGPRVRLTGAIARLIEIEQAIATEERQRATQTADRARAALVGASVIAAVLGVALAAVLAGAISRPVTAVAQAAARLAAGDLTADHVDVRSRDEIGAMARAFNEMVGNLRNLIGRITAATTSVLAAAEQLSTAADQSARSAQSTAEAVGQVASGTQEQARTLGEVGQTVGQLQQTIQQIAAGAQQTAGEVQKAAETLAQAIRALEAMAADAERVARGAASAKDGAREAARVVGETVGGMERVRLAVGEAAQRMRHLEQLSNQVGEITRVISEIAEQTNLLALNAAIEAARAGEQGRGFAVVADEVRRLAERSAASAGEIAQLVQNIQASTAEVARSLEAARSEAEGSGRRAAESGQALQSILDTVDRITQNVEEIARQVGRTQADAQGVVKAFEVVAAVTEQNTAATEEMAAGATQVTRSVERVGSISEQNAAASQEVSAAVEELSASAEEVAASAQSLMKIARELQQEVARFTV
- a CDS encoding UPF0175 family protein: MKSVTKSIRLSSAEAQRLAQIARLEAVPEAALLKKWVLAGMQEQALDRAILLYTKRQVSLGEAAQIAGIPYMAMVAELERRGIALMDGSEAEILEGFEKLAEEFELPALHRSDPRTPRPVSG
- a CDS encoding DHA2 family efflux MFS transporter permease subunit is translated as MAERRGGAWGVAVLAAMIGAFMVILDSTIVNVALPTMMRELGAATDEIEWVLTIYMLVLGVVVPMSGWLGDFLGYRRLYVLSLLVFVAGSALCGLAWSTGAMVAFRAVQAAGGGMIMPVTMAMIYRLVPRERIGSAMGTFGLAMLVAPAIGPTLGGYLVEYVSWRWIFTINVPVGIAGVALSLLFIPEFEQVAAGRFDGWGALTAGAGLFFLLYALAEGPAAGWTAGPILAMLALAFVSLAIFVWHELRTPEPLLDLRLFTYPTFTLGNLHIALITTGLFAALFYLPVFLQDVRGIGALDTGLLLLPPAVASAVMMPVAGRLYDWAGPRALVPAGTLLLAASTYLFHRLALDTPLGAIVWWSVLRSAGMGLTMMPAQTAALSVVPTEKIGRASAITNIVNRVSASFGIALLTNLLQGRVAVWRGRLAASGAGAPAPVALGREAFTRALDDVFLVMALLMLLAVIPAVGLRKGDGGRRAPAHLAAD
- a CDS encoding copper amine oxidase N-terminal domain-containing protein — its product is MIVRREIMRARLRGVRARWLLYALAVTAAGWGASAWAGTRISIEVNGKPVATDVAPMNVNGRVLIPIRFVAEALGADVTWDGATQTVRIRTAGRDIRSDEGNRTPVYQPSFAFRNVALKEDVQGDLHITGEVLNQSGSTRRYVTVRAKFYDAEGHVSGGTDYRPVQPETVANGEAAHFDLTVPSYLTDAARFDLLAAYLD
- a CDS encoding ImmA/IrrE family metallo-endopeptidase, with translation MTRLNPQTLAGKARQRLGVGPDLPLCNLFTLLRQDGLHVIRYPFSFEGSTAAVLCRKGKEFFAAIDSAKALENQYFSAAHEFGHYLAHQDRLYFACGSVEPGSPESNELEWFANAFAAELLLPRTAAEAWLERNALNPSAPSLHEVVRLQQTYCLSYSAALYRLANLGIIRREQRDEWLAESPSALARRWGLPGSLYVPDYATDIPPDYVARWVDAYEAGKVSFKRLRLALERVKVSAESLQLRHPVAVDDVI
- a CDS encoding 2-hydroxyacid dehydrogenase, yielding MARPQVYITRKIPREAVDIIAAACDYRMWEKEDEAVPAEVLDAEIAGVDGVLTLLTEKWDAARLARAPRLRVLANMAVGYDNIRIPDCTARGVLVTNTPGVLTETTADLTWALLMATARRIPEAERVLRAGQWKTWSPMMLTGQDVFGRTLGIVGLGRIGQAVARRARGFAMRILYHNRRRDPAAEAELGAEYRPLPDLLREADFVVVLVPLSPETRGLIGARELALMKPTAVLVNAARGGIVDEAALYDALKHRRIWAAGLDVWEQEPVPLDHPLLTLDNVVALPHIGSASIATRTRMATLAAENLVAALTGRRPPTPVNPEAWGLDRPEHPAGK